The Vibrio quintilis DNA window GCCTGAATATGGTTTGGTGACGTTTACCTGGGGAAATGTTTCTGAAATTGACCGGGAAAATAATATCATTGCCATCAAACCATCCGGTGTTGAATATAATCAACTGAAACCGGAAGATATTGTTGTGCTGGATTTAGACGGTCATATCATTGAAGGCAAGTTAAATCCATCCAGTGATACCAAAACACATATTGAATTATACAAAGCATTTTCTGACATTGGCGGTATTGTTCACACTCATTCACGTCATGCAACTATCTGGGCTCAGGCCGGGCTTGATATTCCGGCACTGGGAACAACCCATGCGGATTATTTCTACGGCAATATTCCCTGTACCCGGCCACTGACACCTGATGAAATTGAACAGGATTACGAGAAAAATACCGGGCTGGTGATTGTTGAGGAATTTGCCCGCCGGGCAATTGATCCACAGGCCGTGCCAAGTGCAGTTATTTCCGGTCATGCACCATTTTGCTGGGGAAAAGATGCAAATGATGCCGTTCATAATGCGGTGGTGCTGGAAGAAGTTGCCCTGATGGCTTTAGGCACCCGTTCATTAAATTCAGGTATTTTTATTCAGAAAGAACTTTCAGATAAGCATTATTACCGTAAACATGGCAGTGATGCTTATTACGGGCAGAAATGAAAATGAATTAATTTATTCGCTTATCTGCTGTTTTATTTAATTTGTCTGTGTGGTTTTTATTTCGGTGAAATATCCGGAATGTACCTGTGTACTTGAATTTTATTACACGAAGAAATTCACTGTTTATACCCAAACAACCTGAAGATGCAGGTTTCAGTGAGATTTGTCCGGCTCTGAGACAAGGCACTGATTTGAAGACATAGTTATTCTACGTTGAAAATCAGTAACGCCGTATCAGAGCCTGACAAACTCACCCGCAGGGCGTGAGCTGAAAGGCACATTTCTGCGTCAAGAGAATTTGAAAGGTGGGTACATTCCTGCATTCTCTTTCCTTGAACTGTACCTTTCGGCTGCACGCTGAATCCTGCATCTTCAGGTTGCTTGGGTATACCGGCAGAATATTTTCTGAATGGTCTCGGAGGTTGTATGAATTATTATCTGGGCATTGATTCGGGCGGCACCATGTTAAAAGCCTGTTTATTTGATCGTCAGGGCAGGCAGGTTGCATTATATCGCGAAAATACCCGGGTTATTTGTGAACAACCCGGATGGGTCGAACGGGATGTTGAGCAATACTGGCAGGAAGCATGCCGGGCGATCAAAGGTGTGATTAGCCAAAGCGGTATTGATCCGGTTCAGATTAAAGGCCTGAGTATTTCAGCCCAGGGGAAAGGACTTTATCTGCTGGATAGAAACGGCAATGCACTGCGCAATGGCATTTTATCTTCTGACAGCAGGGCGATAGATATTGTCCGGCAGTGGCAATGTGAAGGGATTCCGGAAAGAATTTATCCACTGACGTTACAAACATTATGGACCGGCCATCCGGTTTCGATACTTCGCTGGATTAAGGTTCATGAGCCGGATGTGTACAACCGGACCGGGGCGATCCTGATGTCACATGATTACCTGCGTTACCGGATGACCGGCCGGGTGCAGGCTGAAATTACCAATATGTCTGAAAGTAATTTCTTTAATGCAGTGGATAAAAAATATGATCCCGAACTGCTGAAGATTTTTGAAATTGAAGAATCGGGGAGTGCTTTACCGGAACTGATTTACCCCACTGATTTATCGGGAAACATCACGGAAGAAGCTGCTGAAAAAACGGGGCTGGTTGCAGGCACGCCTGTGTATGGCGGGTTATTCGATGTGGTGTCAACGGCAGTTTGTTCGGGGATTAACTCAGATGAAACTTCCCTTAATTTTGTCATGGGAACATGGTCGGTGACCTCAGGCATTACCACGGACTCAGATCCCGGGGGAGATGAGCGATTTGTCTACGGGCAATACGCGATTCCCGGTGAGTATATTGTTCATGAGGCCAGTCCGACGTCTGCCAGCAACTATGAATGGTTTACGCCTTATCTTGGAGAAAACGGGGCTTTCAATCACCGTGAGAATGAGGCCTTGGTCGCAGCACTGCCGCCACTTGATGCCGATATTTTGTTTGTTCCTTTTCTTTACGGCTCTAACGCGGGTCTCGGGTTAAAAGCCTCACTCTATGGCGTGCAGGCGCATCATACCAAAGGACATCTGATTCAGGCGATCTGGAAAGGGATTCTGTTCTGCCACTATGTGCATCTGCAAAAAATGCTCAGACGTTTTCCCCGGATCAAGCGGCTGCGGGTGAGTGGTGGTTCCGCACAGTCTCTGACCTGGATGCAGATGCTGGCGGA harbors:
- a CDS encoding L-ribulose-5-phosphate 4-epimerase, which codes for MYSEIKQKVLEANLKLPEYGLVTFTWGNVSEIDRENNIIAIKPSGVEYNQLKPEDIVVLDLDGHIIEGKLNPSSDTKTHIELYKAFSDIGGIVHTHSRHATIWAQAGLDIPALGTTHADYFYGNIPCTRPLTPDEIEQDYEKNTGLVIVEEFARRAIDPQAVPSAVISGHAPFCWGKDANDAVHNAVVLEEVALMALGTRSLNSGIFIQKELSDKHYYRKHGSDAYYGQK
- a CDS encoding FGGY-family carbohydrate kinase — encoded protein: MNYYLGIDSGGTMLKACLFDRQGRQVALYRENTRVICEQPGWVERDVEQYWQEACRAIKGVISQSGIDPVQIKGLSISAQGKGLYLLDRNGNALRNGILSSDSRAIDIVRQWQCEGIPERIYPLTLQTLWTGHPVSILRWIKVHEPDVYNRTGAILMSHDYLRYRMTGRVQAEITNMSESNFFNAVDKKYDPELLKIFEIEESGSALPELIYPTDLSGNITEEAAEKTGLVAGTPVYGGLFDVVSTAVCSGINSDETSLNFVMGTWSVTSGITTDSDPGGDERFVYGQYAIPGEYIVHEASPTSASNYEWFTPYLGENGAFNHRENEALVAALPPLDADILFVPFLYGSNAGLGLKASLYGVQAHHTKGHLIQAIWKGILFCHYVHLQKMLRRFPRIKRLRVSGGSAQSLTWMQMLADMTGLTLEIPLLEETGAMGAALVSMIGAGEYPDFGRALAALGTEVKVIHPNPELYSDYQSQFSRYERYIRCLQQFENMV